A single region of the Deinococcus malanensis genome encodes:
- a CDS encoding glycoside hydrolase family 2 protein → MTRAVLTLDKAVDDAVATHPRPHLRRAWRSLDGWWDFAPDPAEDPEDVTFTGQIQVPYAPQTRASGLPQVVDPAPTTLWYRTRVDPTPDEVPARHERLLLHFGAVDWSAEVYVNGAFASRHEGGYTPFTVDVTRAARDGSFEVCVRAVDDHSDMAMPRGKQDWREPHAIWYPPTSGIWRTVWLEKVHRQHVAALRWTPDLTRFELTALVSLAHAPLPGTRVRIELWDGEQVLADSDTLVIGQHMTVPLRLPDPGVDDARNQLLWMPDHPKLLDTRVTLSVGGEVLDQPEGYAALRSVEARGRRFLLNSIPHPLRMAMHQGYWEDTGMTGDDRRYREDVLLARRLGFNGLRLHQKIEDPRFVYWCDRLGLALWVDLPSAYAFTPTSIERLTQTWMEVLRLYASHPSVVVWVPFNESWGLPDIPREAAQQQAQRALYALTRTLDSTRLVSGSDGWEQVVSDVYTLHDYVQDSETLLFRYGNRQAIEENIWRLWPGGREQGLAGFTPGDRPVILSEFGGTSWVPVGEDGWGYGVVRDTMTFTERVESLLAAADRAILDKGIHGYCYTQLTDTYQEMNGLAGMDRIPKGDVDRLSSAVRGERHDPSNPLWYSKRWRGQRDP, encoded by the coding sequence ATGACTAGAGCCGTGCTGACGCTTGATAAAGCCGTAGACGACGCCGTGGCCACCCATCCGCGCCCTCATCTGCGCCGGGCCTGGCGGTCACTGGACGGCTGGTGGGACTTCGCTCCTGATCCTGCTGAGGACCCTGAGGACGTGACGTTTACCGGGCAGATCCAGGTTCCGTACGCGCCTCAGACGCGGGCCAGCGGTCTCCCGCAGGTGGTGGACCCAGCGCCGACCACGCTGTGGTACCGCACCCGGGTGGACCCCACGCCGGACGAGGTTCCGGCAAGGCACGAGCGCCTGCTGCTGCATTTCGGTGCGGTGGACTGGTCGGCCGAGGTGTATGTCAACGGCGCGTTTGCCTCGCGGCACGAGGGCGGCTACACCCCCTTTACGGTCGACGTGACTCGCGCCGCCAGGGACGGCTCGTTCGAAGTGTGCGTACGCGCGGTGGACGATCACAGTGACATGGCCATGCCGCGAGGGAAGCAGGACTGGCGCGAACCGCACGCCATCTGGTACCCGCCCACCAGCGGCATCTGGCGCACCGTGTGGCTGGAAAAGGTCCACCGACAGCACGTGGCTGCTCTGCGCTGGACCCCGGACCTTACCCGGTTTGAATTGACAGCCCTGGTCTCACTGGCCCACGCCCCGCTGCCCGGCACCCGGGTGCGGATCGAACTATGGGACGGTGAGCAGGTGCTGGCCGACAGTGACACGCTGGTCATCGGTCAGCACATGACGGTGCCGCTGAGGCTGCCCGACCCCGGTGTGGACGACGCCCGCAATCAGCTGCTGTGGATGCCGGACCACCCCAAATTGCTCGACACCCGTGTGACCCTCAGTGTCGGCGGCGAAGTTCTTGACCAGCCGGAAGGCTACGCCGCGCTACGTTCGGTCGAAGCCCGGGGGCGGCGGTTCCTGCTGAACAGCATTCCACACCCTCTGCGCATGGCCATGCACCAGGGCTACTGGGAAGACACCGGCATGACCGGCGATGACCGGCGGTACCGCGAGGACGTGCTGCTGGCCCGCCGGCTGGGCTTCAACGGCCTGCGTCTTCACCAGAAGATTGAAGATCCCCGCTTCGTGTACTGGTGTGACCGGCTGGGACTCGCGCTGTGGGTCGACCTGCCCAGTGCCTACGCGTTCACGCCCACCAGCATCGAGCGCCTGACCCAGACTTGGATGGAGGTCCTGCGGTTGTACGCCTCGCATCCCAGCGTGGTGGTGTGGGTCCCGTTCAACGAGTCGTGGGGCCTGCCGGACATTCCCAGGGAAGCGGCGCAACAGCAGGCCCAACGGGCGTTGTATGCCCTGACCCGAACCCTCGACAGCACCCGGCTGGTCAGCGGCAGCGACGGCTGGGAACAGGTGGTCAGTGACGTGTACACCCTGCACGACTATGTCCAGGACTCCGAGACTCTTCTGTTTCGTTACGGTAACCGGCAGGCCATCGAGGAGAACATCTGGCGCCTGTGGCCCGGCGGCCGGGAGCAGGGCCTGGCAGGGTTTACGCCCGGCGACCGGCCCGTGATTCTCAGCGAGTTCGGGGGCACCTCCTGGGTGCCGGTCGGGGAGGACGGCTGGGGGTACGGTGTTGTCCGCGACACCATGACCTTTACCGAGCGTGTCGAAAGCCTGCTGGCCGCTGCAGACCGCGCGATCCTGGACAAGGGCATCCACGGCTACTGCTACACGCAGCTGACCGACACCTACCAGGAAATGAATGGGCTTGCCGGTATGGACCGCATACCCAAAGGGGACGTGGACCGGCTGTCGAGCGCCGTACGCGGAGAGCGGCACGATCCCTCCAATCCGCTGTGGTATTCCAAGCGCTGGCGGGGACAGCGCGACCCGTGA
- a CDS encoding alpha-mannosidase, protein MINPRSKALTFHLIGHAHIDPVWLWDWREGHETVKATFRSALDRLKENPDMVFVHSSAAQYAWMEAHPQLLAEVRDAVQRGQWEPVGGWWVEPDVNLAHGEALARQALIGQRTFERLLGKRARVGFLPDSFGHPGTLPQLLRQSGLDSFVFMRPSAGELDLPANLFTWVGADGSRVLSARLECYNSSPNQIYTSLERNLAWRPSQLTNWLGLFGVGNHGGGPTRKAIANLRELAADPAWPTLQMNSLSGFFETVRGESAPEYTGELQHHARGCYAAVSDIKRLNRRAEHALMRAEKLAVMAGPAGYPYPAEALTHAWKGLLFNQFHDILAGSSLQSSFEDAHQQLGEVLSIASRVTFAATQAVADQVDTRLDGREVDEVIRSVHWNGGSWVTDYGDGVPVLVFNPDSRERDEAVEIELNDWHTSNLRLIDDAGQDVPYQRLRAESVNGQGRPRFVFRAQLPAFGYRMYRVLDEPAPEQTNPPLLSATTTLLENAFWALHLDPHTGGLIRLVDKARGLDLLAGTGAQLQVVRDDTDTWGHGVRGFRQLVGVFGNATLEVLELGEVRATVRATTRFGRSTAVQDFTLYAGSAEIHGQLSLDWHEPHHAAQLVFPAALSEVTATYEVPYGFVTRPADGEEEPVQSWTDVSGLARDGRGAPHPAGLALLNDSKYSASVLGGELRLTLARSPVYAHHDPATLEPAVAYAHLDQGAQRSRWALVPHTGDWRAAHMPEQAAVLNQPAVFTREYVHAGSWPASHSDLHLQDLPTVQVSALKQAEDSEDIIVRLHEWGGKAAQGQLLVRGHAIDVELRPQQVLSLRLAADGQALKVNFLEEADD, encoded by the coding sequence ATGATCAATCCCCGCAGTAAGGCGCTTACCTTCCACTTGATCGGCCACGCCCACATCGACCCGGTATGGCTCTGGGACTGGCGTGAAGGCCACGAAACGGTCAAAGCCACCTTCCGCAGCGCCCTGGACCGGCTGAAGGAAAACCCGGATATGGTCTTCGTGCATTCCAGCGCCGCTCAGTACGCCTGGATGGAGGCACACCCGCAGCTGCTGGCCGAGGTCAGGGACGCCGTGCAGCGTGGCCAATGGGAACCGGTGGGAGGCTGGTGGGTGGAGCCTGATGTCAACCTCGCGCATGGCGAGGCGCTGGCACGTCAGGCGCTGATCGGCCAGCGCACCTTCGAGCGCCTGCTGGGCAAGCGCGCCCGCGTCGGCTTCCTGCCAGACTCGTTCGGGCACCCCGGCACTCTGCCGCAGCTGCTCCGGCAGTCGGGCCTTGACTCCTTCGTGTTTATGCGGCCCAGTGCCGGCGAACTTGATCTGCCTGCCAACCTGTTTACCTGGGTGGGGGCCGACGGCAGCCGCGTGCTCAGCGCCCGCCTGGAATGCTACAACAGCAGCCCCAACCAGATTTACACCAGCCTGGAGCGCAACCTGGCCTGGCGTCCCTCCCAGCTCACTAACTGGCTGGGTCTGTTCGGGGTCGGGAACCACGGGGGGGGCCCAACCCGCAAAGCCATCGCCAACCTGCGCGAACTGGCCGCTGACCCGGCCTGGCCTACCCTGCAGATGAATTCTCTGAGCGGTTTTTTCGAGACCGTGCGGGGGGAAAGCGCGCCGGAATACACCGGGGAACTCCAGCACCACGCCCGGGGCTGTTACGCCGCGGTCAGCGATATCAAACGCCTCAACCGACGCGCCGAGCACGCCCTGATGCGCGCCGAGAAACTTGCCGTAATGGCGGGTCCTGCCGGCTACCCTTACCCAGCCGAGGCCCTTACTCACGCGTGGAAGGGGCTGCTGTTCAATCAGTTTCACGACATTCTGGCCGGGAGCTCCCTGCAGAGTTCCTTCGAGGATGCACACCAGCAGCTTGGGGAGGTGCTGAGCATCGCCAGCCGGGTGACCTTCGCGGCCACCCAGGCGGTTGCGGATCAGGTTGATACCCGCCTGGACGGCCGGGAGGTGGATGAGGTGATCCGCAGCGTCCATTGGAACGGCGGCAGCTGGGTCACAGACTACGGCGATGGAGTGCCTGTCCTGGTGTTCAACCCGGACAGCCGGGAACGTGACGAAGCGGTCGAGATCGAGCTGAATGACTGGCACACCAGCAACCTGCGCCTGATTGACGACGCGGGCCAGGACGTGCCGTATCAGCGCCTGCGCGCCGAGAGCGTCAACGGGCAGGGCCGTCCCCGCTTCGTGTTCCGCGCGCAGCTGCCGGCCTTCGGCTACCGGATGTACCGGGTGCTGGACGAACCAGCGCCCGAACAGACCAACCCCCCCCTGCTGAGCGCCACGACGACCCTGCTGGAAAATGCCTTCTGGGCGCTTCATCTTGACCCGCACACCGGCGGGCTGATCCGACTGGTGGACAAAGCCAGAGGTCTGGATCTGCTGGCCGGAACCGGCGCTCAGCTGCAGGTGGTCCGCGACGACACCGATACCTGGGGTCACGGCGTCCGGGGTTTCCGGCAGCTGGTCGGCGTGTTTGGGAACGCCACTCTGGAGGTGCTGGAACTCGGAGAGGTTCGGGCCACCGTGCGGGCCACGACCCGCTTCGGCCGCTCGACCGCCGTGCAGGACTTCACGCTGTACGCCGGGTCTGCCGAGATTCACGGTCAGCTCAGCCTCGACTGGCACGAGCCGCACCACGCCGCACAGCTGGTATTCCCCGCGGCCCTCAGCGAGGTGACAGCCACCTACGAGGTCCCGTACGGTTTCGTGACGCGGCCCGCCGACGGCGAGGAGGAACCGGTGCAGTCCTGGACGGACGTCAGCGGCCTGGCCCGTGACGGACGTGGCGCGCCGCACCCGGCTGGGCTGGCGCTACTCAACGACAGCAAATATTCGGCCAGTGTGCTGGGCGGTGAGCTGCGCCTGACTCTGGCGCGGAGCCCGGTCTATGCGCACCATGATCCCGCAACCCTGGAGCCGGCGGTGGCGTATGCGCACCTGGATCAGGGCGCCCAGCGCAGCCGATGGGCCCTGGTGCCTCACACCGGTGACTGGCGCGCTGCTCACATGCCCGAGCAGGCGGCTGTGCTCAACCAGCCGGCAGTCTTCACCAGGGAGTACGTGCATGCCGGCTCCTGGCCCGCCTCACACTCCGACCTGCATCTGCAAGACCTGCCGACCGTACAGGTCAGCGCGCTCAAGCAGGCCGAAGACAGCGAGGACATCATCGTCCGCCTGCACGAATGGGGTGGAAAGGCGGCCCAGGGCCAGCTGCTTGTGCGCGGCCACGCCATTGACGTGGAACTCAGGCCGCAGCAGGTGCTGAGCCTGCGCCTCGCCGCAGATGGCCAGGCGCTGAAGGTGAACTTCCTGGAGGAAGCTGATGACTAG